Proteins co-encoded in one Accipiter gentilis chromosome 5, bAccGen1.1, whole genome shotgun sequence genomic window:
- the SNRPB2 gene encoding U2 small nuclear ribonucleoprotein B'' isoform X1 — protein sequence MDIRPNHTIYINNINDKIKKEELKRSLYALFSQFGHVVDIVALKTMKMRGQAFVIFKELGSSTNALRQLQGFPFYGKPMRIQYAKTDSDIISKMRGTFADKEKRKEKKKAKSLEQSANAANKKVIQGATQNSASAPGTAAQNQQVPDNPPNYILFLNNLPEETNEMMLSMLFNQFPGFKEVRLVPGRHDIAFVEFENENQAGAARDALQGFKITPSHAMKITYAKK from the exons ATGGACATCAGGCCGAACCACACCATCTACATCAACAACATCAACGACAAGATTAAGAAAGAAG AACTGAAGAGGTCCCTGTATGCGTTATTCTCACAGTTCGGTCATGTGGTCGACATTGTAGCGTTAAAGACTATGAAGATGAGAGGACAGGCTTTTGTTATATTTAAAGAACTTGGATCGTCTACTAATGCTTTGAGGCAACTACAAGGCTTTCCGTTTTATGGGAAACCAATG cgTATTCAGTATGCAAAAACAGACTCTGATATCATCTCTAAAATGCGTGGTACTTTTGCtgataaggaaaaaaggaaggaaaagaagaaggccAAATCTCTGGAGCAGTCAGCAAATGCAGCAAATAAAAAGGTTATCCAG GGAGCAACACAAAATTCAGCCAGTGCCCCagggacagcagcacagaatcagcag GTGCCTGATAACCCGCCAAACTATATCCTTTTCCTTAATAACTTGCCTGAGGAAACAAATGAGATGATGCTGTCCATGTTGTTCAATCA GTTTCCTGGATTCAAAGAGGTACGCTTAGTGCCTGGGCGCCATGACATTGCATTTGTGGAGTTCGAAAACGAGAATCAAGCAGGAGCTGCTCGAGATGCTCTGCAAGGATTCAAGATTACTCCATCTCATGCCATGAAAATCACTTACGCGAAGAAATAA
- the SNRPB2 gene encoding U2 small nuclear ribonucleoprotein B'' isoform X2, producing MDIRPNHTIYINNINDKIKKEELKRSLYALFSQFGHVVDIVALKTMKMRGQAFVIFKELGSSTNALRQLQGFPFYGKPMYAKTDSDIISKMRGTFADKEKRKEKKKAKSLEQSANAANKKVIQGATQNSASAPGTAAQNQQVPDNPPNYILFLNNLPEETNEMMLSMLFNQFPGFKEVRLVPGRHDIAFVEFENENQAGAARDALQGFKITPSHAMKITYAKK from the exons ATGGACATCAGGCCGAACCACACCATCTACATCAACAACATCAACGACAAGATTAAGAAAGAAG AACTGAAGAGGTCCCTGTATGCGTTATTCTCACAGTTCGGTCATGTGGTCGACATTGTAGCGTTAAAGACTATGAAGATGAGAGGACAGGCTTTTGTTATATTTAAAGAACTTGGATCGTCTACTAATGCTTTGAGGCAACTACAAGGCTTTCCGTTTTATGGGAAACCAATG TATGCAAAAACAGACTCTGATATCATCTCTAAAATGCGTGGTACTTTTGCtgataaggaaaaaaggaaggaaaagaagaaggccAAATCTCTGGAGCAGTCAGCAAATGCAGCAAATAAAAAGGTTATCCAG GGAGCAACACAAAATTCAGCCAGTGCCCCagggacagcagcacagaatcagcag GTGCCTGATAACCCGCCAAACTATATCCTTTTCCTTAATAACTTGCCTGAGGAAACAAATGAGATGATGCTGTCCATGTTGTTCAATCA GTTTCCTGGATTCAAAGAGGTACGCTTAGTGCCTGGGCGCCATGACATTGCATTTGTGGAGTTCGAAAACGAGAATCAAGCAGGAGCTGCTCGAGATGCTCTGCAAGGATTCAAGATTACTCCATCTCATGCCATGAAAATCACTTACGCGAAGAAATAA
- the SNRPB2 gene encoding U2 small nuclear ribonucleoprotein B'' isoform X3 — MKMRGQAFVIFKELGSSTNALRQLQGFPFYGKPMRIQYAKTDSDIISKMRGTFADKEKRKEKKKAKSLEQSANAANKKVIQGATQNSASAPGTAAQNQQVPDNPPNYILFLNNLPEETNEMMLSMLFNQFPGFKEVRLVPGRHDIAFVEFENENQAGAARDALQGFKITPSHAMKITYAKK; from the exons ATGAAGATGAGAGGACAGGCTTTTGTTATATTTAAAGAACTTGGATCGTCTACTAATGCTTTGAGGCAACTACAAGGCTTTCCGTTTTATGGGAAACCAATG cgTATTCAGTATGCAAAAACAGACTCTGATATCATCTCTAAAATGCGTGGTACTTTTGCtgataaggaaaaaaggaaggaaaagaagaaggccAAATCTCTGGAGCAGTCAGCAAATGCAGCAAATAAAAAGGTTATCCAG GGAGCAACACAAAATTCAGCCAGTGCCCCagggacagcagcacagaatcagcag GTGCCTGATAACCCGCCAAACTATATCCTTTTCCTTAATAACTTGCCTGAGGAAACAAATGAGATGATGCTGTCCATGTTGTTCAATCA GTTTCCTGGATTCAAAGAGGTACGCTTAGTGCCTGGGCGCCATGACATTGCATTTGTGGAGTTCGAAAACGAGAATCAAGCAGGAGCTGCTCGAGATGCTCTGCAAGGATTCAAGATTACTCCATCTCATGCCATGAAAATCACTTACGCGAAGAAATAA